A region from the Geobacter benzoatilyticus genome encodes:
- a CDS encoding restriction endonuclease subunit S, with protein MVFPRYESYKPAKSKWLNEVPSHWKLLPGMAVLKEYKVRNIGMVEEVVLSLSYGNVIVKPPEKLTGLVPESFETYQVINPNDIIIRPTDLQNDQTSLRTGISKDRGIITSAYICLRPDPEHNPTFIHYLLHAYDLLKVYYGMGSGLRQNLDFRDFKRLELCIPPREEQDRIANFLDQKTAEIDETIAKKQRLIELLKEQKAILINKAVTKGLNPDVPMRDSGVEWIGEVSAHWAIKKIKHLVSFVSGGTPSKDNRDYWDGEIPWVSPKDMKARYLSSAIDGITEKAIQRTSLKLLNPGCVLIVVRGMILAKKIPVAISAAPLTINQDMKAMIPSEGCLPEFLLFLLDGLHEELSSLLEESGHGTKTFPTDKLGNFSILLPPEEEQSEIISYIKNIDGHFDLAISVVNEQSQRLDEIKKILIAEAVTGKIKI; from the coding sequence ATGGTGTTTCCGCGTTACGAAAGTTACAAACCAGCCAAGAGCAAATGGCTCAATGAAGTTCCGAGTCATTGGAAACTGCTGCCTGGCATGGCGGTCTTGAAAGAATATAAGGTCAGAAATATCGGTATGGTTGAAGAGGTAGTGCTTTCCCTCAGTTATGGGAACGTGATTGTCAAACCACCCGAAAAACTTACCGGACTTGTTCCTGAGTCTTTCGAAACTTATCAAGTCATCAACCCCAATGACATCATCATTCGTCCGACGGATCTTCAAAACGATCAAACCAGCCTGAGAACGGGAATTTCAAAGGACCGGGGAATCATCACCTCGGCTTATATCTGTCTACGTCCCGACCCTGAGCATAATCCAACCTTCATTCACTATTTGTTGCATGCTTACGATCTGCTCAAAGTCTATTATGGGATGGGCTCGGGTCTACGGCAGAACCTGGATTTCAGGGATTTCAAAAGACTTGAGCTCTGCATACCTCCTCGCGAAGAGCAAGACCGTATCGCCAACTTCCTCGACCAAAAGACCGCCGAGATCGACGAGACCATTGCCAAGAAGCAGCGCCTGATCGAACTGCTCAAAGAGCAGAAAGCCATTCTGATCAATAAGGCCGTGACCAAAGGACTGAATCCTGATGTGCCCATGCGCGATAGTGGTGTGGAGTGGATTGGGGAGGTGTCGGCGCATTGGGCTATCAAGAAAATAAAGCACTTAGTATCTTTCGTTAGTGGTGGAACACCAAGTAAAGATAACCGCGATTATTGGGATGGCGAGATTCCTTGGGTCTCACCTAAAGACATGAAAGCGAGATATTTATCATCCGCCATCGACGGCATTACTGAAAAAGCAATACAACGAACATCACTAAAGTTGTTGAATCCTGGCTGTGTCTTGATTGTCGTTAGAGGAATGATATTAGCAAAGAAAATACCCGTTGCGATCTCAGCAGCGCCTTTAACTATTAACCAAGATATGAAAGCGATGATACCGTCAGAAGGCTGTTTACCTGAATTTTTGCTATTTCTTTTGGATGGTCTCCACGAGGAACTCTCGAGCTTACTCGAAGAATCCGGGCACGGAACAAAGACGTTTCCTACAGATAAACTCGGGAACTTTTCAATACTTCTGCCGCCGGAAGAAGAACAATCTGAAATCATATCTTACATCAAAAACATTGATGGACACTTTGACCTGGCCATTTCAGTCGTCAATGAACAGAGTCAACGTCTAGATGAAATCAAAAAGATACTTATCGCCGAGGCCGTCACTGGCAAAATCAAAATCTAA
- a CDS encoding AAA family ATPase produces MLKRIQSIQNIGRFKATTAGNVEFDKITLIFGRNTYGKSTLGDLLASIELSETSAITTRRTIPADGRPQQAVLSFQAEGQSETPIRLDQNGWNPGLPVGLCLRVFDDGFYHNNVFAARQFTRSTKENFSSFVLGAQGVAKAQVIAEKNKQKGDATRERNKLQKAAFKNISDLSNFLKLNPAETVDLLKDKIDSLRRESDNFVSQKDNAEKIQSRKTLNLLKWEISFTESLERLNKILAASYINLHDDARLKVIDHIQRNFHEQNDAEIWIKNGLAHNNGGKCQFCGQVLGEEAIKLLDIYRQYFNSSYQEHESYVVKELDECKTLLTQERVVMLRLSLESNKGSLVSYPELEKREDFLELSAQLEKCVDNIAAVLESWVKQSAEFNKQIEQVVNRKISRPHSEINQLESKILLQLNEQIIELISIYNDKASRINELIIVFKESVNAIRLKMRIDAINDQINIENLKLLRVEMADQCEEMIRLDTLVAVLAEEIPLLQEELRNEQSSYLDNFFDHLNYYFKKFGSSDFTLIRGEDTSGHTPIYYLKVKYCNCDVSERDLDKVFSESDRRALALAVFWAGLSCLNEENIRNTIIVLDDPITSFDNHRTTTVHQEIVILAEKSRQIIILSHYEQGLVKFINTYSKNKPIKLLTIERKSGTSSLQVADIDHFVKNEHEKARSNLFKFIAEETNTHNAGDLRVFLEYELNHRFAKQIDDNNINESNLSDRIDKLRDAGCITQELCSGLHNWRELLNPAHHIWLASDLEDQRNTAKRFMGFIYHDLIPTCLTS; encoded by the coding sequence ATGCTTAAACGTATACAGTCTATTCAAAATATTGGCAGATTTAAAGCAACCACAGCTGGTAATGTTGAGTTCGATAAAATCACATTGATATTTGGCCGTAATACTTATGGTAAATCTACCTTGGGTGATTTACTTGCAAGTATCGAGTTGTCAGAGACTAGCGCTATTACAACGCGACGAACTATACCCGCTGATGGCCGTCCTCAACAAGCAGTGCTTTCATTTCAGGCGGAAGGACAAAGTGAGACGCCAATTCGATTAGACCAAAATGGTTGGAACCCTGGCTTGCCGGTTGGCTTGTGCCTGCGAGTTTTTGATGATGGGTTTTATCATAATAATGTTTTTGCTGCTCGGCAGTTTACTCGCAGCACAAAAGAAAACTTTAGCTCGTTTGTGCTCGGTGCTCAGGGTGTTGCAAAGGCTCAAGTAATTGCTGAGAAAAACAAACAAAAAGGGGATGCTACTCGCGAAAGAAACAAACTGCAAAAAGCAGCCTTCAAAAATATATCAGATTTGAGTAACTTTCTAAAGCTTAACCCAGCAGAGACAGTTGATTTATTGAAAGATAAGATAGATTCTCTTCGACGAGAGAGCGACAACTTTGTGTCACAAAAGGATAATGCTGAAAAGATTCAATCTCGAAAAACTTTGAATTTGCTCAAATGGGAAATAAGCTTTACTGAATCACTAGAACGCCTCAACAAGATATTAGCAGCTTCATATATAAATCTGCATGACGATGCGCGTCTCAAAGTAATTGACCACATACAGAGAAACTTTCACGAACAAAATGATGCAGAGATTTGGATAAAGAACGGTTTGGCACATAATAATGGCGGAAAATGCCAATTTTGTGGTCAAGTACTTGGTGAAGAAGCTATCAAATTGCTTGATATTTATCGTCAGTACTTTAATTCATCATACCAAGAGCACGAATCATATGTTGTAAAAGAACTGGACGAATGCAAAACACTACTTACTCAAGAGCGTGTAGTTATGCTGAGATTAAGTCTAGAAAGTAACAAGGGAAGTTTGGTTAGTTATCCAGAATTAGAAAAGAGAGAAGACTTCCTTGAATTATCTGCTCAGTTAGAAAAATGTGTTGATAATATTGCCGCTGTGCTAGAAAGTTGGGTTAAGCAATCTGCCGAATTCAATAAACAGATTGAACAGGTTGTCAATCGCAAAATATCAAGACCACATTCAGAAATTAATCAACTGGAATCGAAAATATTGTTACAACTGAATGAGCAGATAATAGAACTTATTAGCATTTATAATGATAAAGCATCTAGAATAAATGAACTAATAATTGTGTTTAAAGAGTCGGTTAATGCAATACGGTTAAAAATGAGAATAGATGCTATTAATGACCAAATAAACATCGAGAACCTAAAGTTATTACGAGTAGAGATGGCCGATCAATGCGAAGAGATGATTAGGTTGGATACACTTGTTGCTGTACTAGCTGAAGAAATTCCACTCTTACAGGAAGAGTTAAGAAATGAGCAGAGTTCTTATTTGGATAATTTTTTTGACCACTTAAATTACTATTTTAAGAAATTCGGCAGTAGTGACTTTACGCTTATTAGGGGCGAAGATACTTCTGGACACACTCCAATTTACTATTTAAAAGTAAAATATTGTAACTGCGACGTATCAGAGAGAGATTTAGACAAAGTTTTTAGTGAGTCAGATAGACGAGCTTTAGCACTGGCTGTATTTTGGGCCGGTTTATCATGCTTGAACGAAGAAAATATACGTAATACTATTATCGTGTTAGACGACCCAATTACGTCATTTGACAATCATAGAACAACGACAGTCCATCAAGAGATTGTGATTCTTGCAGAAAAAAGTAGACAAATAATTATATTGAGCCATTACGAGCAAGGTTTAGTTAAATTTATAAATACTTACTCGAAAAACAAGCCGATTAAGTTATTAACAATAGAAAGGAAATCAGGAACCTCAAGTTTACAAGTTGCTGATATAGATCACTTTGTTAAAAACGAGCACGAAAAGGCAAGGTCTAATTTATTTAAATTTATCGCTGAAGAAACTAATACTCATAATGCAGGAGATTTAAGAGTTTTTCTGGAATATGAACTAAATCATCGTTTTGCAAAACAAATTGATGATAATAATATTAACGAATCAAATTTGTCTGACCGTATTGACAAATTAAGAGATGCTGGCTGCATTACACAGGAACTGTGCTCAGGATTGCATAATTGGCGAGAACTTCTTAATCCAGCGCATCATATTTGGTTAGCAAGTGACCTTGAAGACCAAAGAAATACAGCCAAACGCTTTATGGGCTTTATTTACCATGATTTAATTCCGACGTGTTTAACGTCCTAA
- a CDS encoding type I restriction endonuclease subunit R gives MVTKTNEQALEACIEKALTGTCRGQLKLDGLSVAEANEQYRSGHLYWLGDSGDFDREFTIDRRHFWNFLEGTQAEELAKIKDRPNWQRLILERLSRKIEKDGILKVLKGGLRIDDAHLTLLYCQPYNTINPEVAKLFEQNIFSVTRQVHYSQADPLKSIDMVIFINGIAVATFELKNAWTGQSTYHAMKQYREDRDPNEPLLQFGRCLVHFAVDTDDVYMTTRLDGKKTNFLPFNKGYNHGKGNPPNPAGHKTSYLWQEILTRQSLANIIEHFAKLVGEKESDPLKKKTLYFPRYHQLEVVRNLLTDVRQRGVGQTYLIQHSAGSGKSNSITWTAYQLIEVYTKEGNKPVFDSVVVVTDRKVLDKQLKNNIKQFSEVKNIVAHATSSQELKLALESGKKVIITTIQKFPFIVDGIADLSDKRFAVIIDEAHSSQSGSAADNLNRTLGADEDEVQDAILEIMKKRKMRDNASYFAFTATPKNATLERFGEETAEGKFVPFHLYSMKQAIEEGFILDVLANYTTYKSYYEIQKSILENPLFDSAKAQKKLRAYVEAHKETIAVKADIMVSHFLEQVVGPKKLKGQAKGMVVTRNIETAIRYYFAVRDTLKGQPFKAMIAFSGKKKVDGIEYTEETINGFPSKDIEEKFNTDEYRLLVVANKYLTGFDQPKLSAMYVDKKLQGVLAVQALSRLNRCCHALNKRTEDVFILDFFNSTNDIKEAFDPFYTATSLSRATDVNVLHDVREKLDAVGVYEWEEVEAFCTLYFSNAEAEQLSPIIDACAARFDHELELEDDEKADFKIKAKQFVKIYAQLACIMSFNNIKWEKLHWFLKFLIPKLKIKDKDKDTLDELLESVDLSTYGLERVKLKERIGLDASDSELDPQNPNPRGVHGGDEPKDPLDEIIKAFNERWFAGWEATPEEQRIKFINIAQHVVNNPNYKTQVVDNQDEQNRRIALEKLINNAVSQERKRELDLYKRYAQDPEFKRAFDSSIMRILASQEMSKVVVESAVR, from the coding sequence ATGGTTACTAAAACCAACGAGCAAGCACTGGAAGCCTGTATCGAAAAAGCCCTGACCGGGACCTGCCGCGGACAGTTAAAGCTCGATGGGTTGAGTGTTGCCGAAGCCAACGAGCAGTATCGCAGCGGCCACCTGTACTGGCTGGGGGATTCGGGCGACTTCGACCGTGAGTTCACCATCGACCGCCGCCACTTCTGGAACTTCCTCGAAGGGACCCAGGCCGAAGAACTGGCCAAGATCAAGGATCGGCCCAACTGGCAGCGGCTGATTTTGGAGCGCCTGAGCAGGAAAATCGAGAAGGACGGCATCCTCAAGGTCCTCAAGGGTGGCCTTCGGATCGACGATGCACACCTGACCCTTCTCTACTGCCAGCCATACAACACCATAAACCCTGAAGTCGCTAAACTGTTTGAGCAGAATATCTTCTCGGTAACGAGGCAGGTCCACTACTCCCAGGCCGATCCCCTCAAATCCATCGACATGGTGATTTTCATTAACGGCATTGCCGTGGCGACATTCGAGCTGAAGAACGCCTGGACCGGGCAGTCGACCTACCACGCCATGAAGCAGTACCGGGAAGACCGCGACCCCAACGAGCCGCTATTGCAGTTTGGCCGCTGCCTGGTGCACTTCGCCGTCGATACAGACGACGTCTACATGACCACCCGCCTGGATGGGAAGAAGACCAATTTTCTGCCCTTCAACAAGGGGTACAACCACGGCAAGGGAAACCCACCGAATCCGGCAGGTCATAAAACGAGCTATCTCTGGCAGGAGATTCTCACCCGGCAGAGCCTCGCCAACATCATCGAACACTTCGCCAAGCTGGTGGGGGAGAAGGAGAGCGACCCGCTCAAGAAGAAGACCCTCTACTTCCCCCGTTATCATCAACTGGAGGTTGTGCGCAACCTGCTTACCGATGTCCGGCAGCGCGGCGTGGGACAGACCTACCTGATCCAGCACTCCGCGGGCTCAGGGAAATCAAACTCCATAACCTGGACCGCCTATCAACTGATAGAGGTGTACACCAAGGAGGGGAACAAGCCGGTCTTCGATTCGGTGGTGGTGGTCACCGACCGCAAGGTGTTGGACAAGCAGCTGAAGAACAACATCAAGCAGTTCTCCGAGGTGAAGAACATCGTCGCCCACGCAACCAGTTCCCAGGAGTTGAAGCTGGCCCTGGAGAGCGGCAAGAAAGTGATCATCACCACCATCCAGAAGTTCCCCTTCATCGTCGACGGCATCGCCGATCTCTCCGACAAGCGCTTCGCCGTCATCATCGACGAGGCCCACAGTTCCCAGAGCGGCTCTGCGGCCGACAACCTTAACCGGACCCTGGGGGCCGACGAGGACGAGGTGCAGGACGCAATCCTGGAGATCATGAAGAAGCGTAAGATGCGGGACAACGCCTCATACTTCGCTTTCACCGCCACCCCAAAGAACGCCACCCTGGAACGGTTCGGGGAGGAAACGGCGGAGGGGAAGTTCGTGCCGTTCCACCTCTACTCCATGAAGCAGGCCATCGAGGAGGGGTTCATCCTCGACGTCCTCGCCAACTACACCACCTACAAGAGCTACTACGAAATTCAGAAGTCGATTCTCGAGAACCCCCTGTTCGACAGTGCCAAGGCGCAGAAGAAGCTCCGTGCCTATGTGGAAGCTCACAAGGAAACCATCGCCGTCAAGGCCGACATCATGGTCAGCCACTTCCTGGAGCAGGTGGTGGGGCCGAAGAAGCTGAAAGGGCAGGCCAAGGGGATGGTGGTGACCCGCAATATCGAAACCGCGATCCGCTACTATTTTGCCGTGCGCGACACCCTGAAAGGGCAGCCCTTTAAGGCCATGATCGCCTTCTCCGGCAAAAAGAAAGTCGATGGCATCGAGTACACCGAGGAAACCATCAACGGTTTTCCCTCAAAGGATATCGAGGAAAAATTCAATACCGACGAATACCGGCTGCTGGTGGTAGCCAACAAGTATCTGACCGGCTTCGACCAGCCCAAGCTCTCCGCCATGTACGTGGACAAGAAGCTGCAAGGGGTCCTGGCGGTGCAGGCGCTCTCCCGCCTCAATCGCTGTTGCCATGCCCTGAACAAACGCACCGAGGATGTGTTTATCCTCGACTTCTTCAACTCAACCAACGACATCAAGGAAGCCTTCGATCCCTTTTACACGGCAACCTCCCTCTCTAGGGCGACCGATGTCAATGTTCTCCACGACGTAAGGGAAAAGCTCGACGCAGTCGGTGTCTACGAATGGGAAGAGGTTGAGGCATTTTGCACCCTCTATTTCTCCAACGCCGAGGCGGAACAACTCAGCCCGATCATCGATGCCTGCGCCGCCCGCTTCGATCATGAACTGGAGCTGGAAGACGACGAAAAGGCCGACTTCAAGATCAAGGCAAAGCAGTTCGTCAAGATCTACGCCCAGCTTGCCTGCATCATGTCCTTCAACAATATCAAATGGGAGAAGCTCCACTGGTTCCTCAAGTTCCTGATCCCGAAACTGAAGATTAAGGATAAGGACAAGGACACCCTGGACGAGCTGCTGGAGAGCGTAGACCTCTCAACCTACGGCCTGGAACGGGTAAAGCTGAAGGAGAGAATCGGCCTCGACGCCAGCGATTCCGAGCTTGATCCGCAGAATCCGAATCCTCGCGGAGTTCACGGTGGCGACGAACCAAAGGATCCCCTTGATGAGATTATCAAAGCCTTCAACGAGCGGTGGTTTGCCGGGTGGGAAGCAACACCGGAAGAGCAGCGGATCAAGTTCATCAACATTGCCCAGCATGTCGTCAACAATCCCAATTACAAGACACAGGTCGTTGATAACCAGGATGAGCAGAACCGGCGAATTGCGCTGGAAAAGCTGATCAATAATGCCGTCAGCCAGGAACGTAAGAGGGAACTGGATCTCTACAAGCGCTATGCGCAGGATCCGGAGTTCAAGAGGGCGTTTGATTCTAGCATTATGAGGATTTTGGCTAGTCAGGAGATGTCGAAGGTGGTGGTGGAATCAGCAGTACGGTAA